Proteins from a single region of Abyssalbus ytuae:
- a CDS encoding glucoamylase family protein — protein sequence MRNIIISISIKLAVALLFTGCNSHKSTKKESEVNNSEKDLVQIPDSTLLDSVQKQTFNYFWEGAEPNSGMARERIHMDNIYPLNDQSVVTTGGTGFGLMAILVGIERGFITREQAVERYEKIVTFLENANRFHGAWPHWIDGKTGKVQPFSAKDDGGDLVETAFLIQGLLTVKEYFKNGNQKEKELTGRIQKLWEEVEWNWYTRGGKDVLYWHWSPNHDWDMNFAVRGYNECLIMYVLAAASPTHSVNNEVYNTGWARNGQIVSDREFYDLETIVDHYETADSPVGPLFWAHYSYLGLSPKNLSDKYANYWELNRNHALIHYKHAVSNPAGYKGYSSKSWGLTSSYSMKGYAGHRPDRDLGVISPTAALSSMPYTPKESMRFLRFMYEEQDSLIGKYGPYDAFSFEHNWYLPRYLAIDQGPIPVMIENYRSGLLWNLFMNNTDIQNGLKKLGFKTPYLHDDE from the coding sequence ATGCGAAATATTATCATCTCTATATCAATAAAATTGGCTGTTGCACTCTTATTTACAGGGTGCAATAGCCATAAATCTACCAAAAAAGAATCGGAAGTAAACAATTCGGAAAAAGACCTTGTGCAAATTCCTGACAGTACATTGTTGGACTCGGTTCAGAAACAAACCTTTAATTATTTCTGGGAAGGGGCAGAACCTAATTCCGGTATGGCACGGGAACGTATCCATATGGACAATATTTACCCGTTAAACGATCAAAGTGTAGTAACTACCGGAGGCACTGGTTTTGGCCTAATGGCAATATTGGTGGGAATTGAAAGAGGTTTCATAACCAGGGAACAGGCGGTTGAGCGATATGAAAAGATTGTTACTTTTTTAGAAAATGCCAATCGTTTTCATGGTGCATGGCCTCATTGGATTGATGGTAAAACAGGTAAAGTACAACCCTTCAGTGCAAAAGATGATGGAGGAGATTTAGTTGAAACTGCTTTTTTAATTCAGGGACTGTTAACTGTAAAAGAATATTTTAAAAATGGTAACCAGAAGGAAAAAGAATTAACAGGCAGAATTCAAAAATTATGGGAAGAAGTCGAATGGAATTGGTATACCAGGGGAGGAAAAGATGTACTTTACTGGCATTGGAGTCCTAACCATGATTGGGATATGAATTTTGCAGTAAGAGGATATAATGAATGTCTTATTATGTACGTTCTTGCAGCCGCTTCCCCAACTCATTCTGTTAATAACGAAGTATATAATACAGGATGGGCAAGAAACGGCCAGATTGTAAGTGACAGAGAATTCTATGATCTGGAAACAATAGTAGATCATTATGAAACTGCCGATTCCCCGGTAGGCCCGCTTTTTTGGGCACATTATTCATATTTAGGATTAAGTCCTAAAAATTTATCCGACAAATATGCAAATTATTGGGAATTGAACCGGAATCATGCACTTATTCATTATAAACATGCGGTTTCAAACCCGGCAGGATACAAAGGATATAGTAGTAAGAGCTGGGGGTTAACTTCCAGTTATTCGATGAAAGGTTATGCAGGACATCGTCCCGACAGAGATCTTGGGGTTATTTCTCCCACCGCTGCTTTATCATCAATGCCATACACCCCCAAGGAAAGTATGAGATTTTTAAGGTTTATGTATGAAGAACAAGATAGCCTTATCGGAAAATATGGGCCTTATGATGCTTTTAGTTTTGAACACAATTGGTATTTGCCTAGATACCTTGCCATCGATCAAGGCCCTATTCCGGTAATGATTG